In the genome of Altererythrobacter sp. TH136, one region contains:
- a CDS encoding replication-associated recombination protein A, translating to MPDLFPETVAPPIPSDEPRADAPLADRLRPGALDAVVGQTHLTGPEGAIGRMVAAGRLSSMILWGPPGTGKTSIARLLADAVGMRFVAISAVFSGVADLKKAFAEADKAAEAGQRTLLFVDEIHRFNRAQQDGFLPFVERGTVTLVGATTENPSFELNAALLSRTQVLILHRLDAQALGDLLDKAEALEGPLPLTPAAREALIASADGDGRFLLNQAETLYAARIGKPLDPAGLGRFLQRRVAVYDKDREGHYNLISAWHKSLRGSDPDAALYYLARMLVAGEEPLFVLRRLVRAAVEDIGLADPQALVQCLAAKDAYDFLGSPEGELAIVQACLYCATAPKSNAAYKAQKAAWKSAREIGSLMPPQNILNAPTKLMKDIGYGQGYAYDHDADGGFSGADYWPEEMTRQTYYDPPDRGFEREVRRRIDHWNKLRAERQGG from the coding sequence ATGCCCGACCTTTTCCCCGAAACCGTCGCGCCGCCGATCCCGTCGGACGAGCCTCGCGCGGATGCACCGCTGGCCGACCGGCTGCGCCCCGGCGCACTCGATGCGGTGGTGGGCCAGACGCATCTTACCGGACCGGAGGGCGCGATCGGCCGGATGGTCGCCGCCGGGCGCCTTTCGAGCATGATCCTGTGGGGTCCTCCGGGCACCGGCAAGACCAGCATCGCCCGCCTGTTGGCCGATGCCGTCGGGATGCGGTTCGTCGCGATCAGCGCGGTGTTTTCCGGCGTGGCCGATCTGAAGAAGGCTTTCGCCGAAGCCGACAAGGCCGCCGAAGCGGGCCAGCGCACGCTGCTGTTCGTGGACGAGATCCACCGCTTCAACCGCGCGCAGCAGGACGGCTTCCTGCCCTTCGTCGAACGCGGCACGGTGACGCTGGTCGGCGCGACGACCGAGAACCCGAGCTTCGAACTCAACGCCGCATTGCTGAGCCGCACCCAGGTGCTGATCCTGCACCGCCTCGATGCGCAGGCGCTAGGCGATCTGCTGGACAAGGCCGAAGCGCTCGAAGGTCCTCTGCCTCTGACACCCGCGGCACGCGAGGCGCTGATCGCCAGCGCGGACGGAGATGGCCGGTTCCTGCTCAACCAGGCGGAAACGCTCTACGCCGCGCGGATCGGGAAGCCGCTCGATCCGGCCGGTCTCGGCCGGTTTCTCCAGCGGCGCGTGGCGGTGTATGACAAGGATCGAGAGGGGCACTACAACCTCATCTCCGCGTGGCACAAATCGTTGCGCGGTTCAGACCCCGACGCGGCGCTGTACTACCTCGCGCGGATGCTGGTCGCGGGGGAGGAGCCGCTGTTCGTGCTGCGCCGGCTGGTGCGCGCCGCGGTGGAGGACATCGGCCTCGCCGACCCGCAGGCACTCGTCCAATGCCTGGCGGCCAAGGACGCCTACGACTTTCTAGGCAGTCCGGAAGGCGAACTCGCGATCGTGCAGGCGTGCCTCTATTGTGCCACCGCGCCCAAATCGAATGCCGCTTACAAGGCGCAGAAGGCCGCGTGGAAGAGCGCGCGGGAGATCGGCAGCCTGATGCCGCCGCAGAACATCCTCAACGCGCCGACCAAGCTGATGAAGGACATCGGATATGGTCAGGGCTACGCCTACGATCACGATGCTGACGGTGGCTTCTCCGGCGCCGATTACTGGCCGGAGGAAATGACGCGGCAGACGTATTACGATCCCCCCGACCGCGGGTTCGAACGTGAAGTGCGCCGGCGGATCGACCATTGGAACAAGCTGCGCGCCGAGCGGCAGGGCGGGTGA
- a CDS encoding DUF2218 domain-containing protein, which translates to MTVSSTAHVPTASGSKYLQQLCKHWQHNLDVQFDESRGTIVFPHDARGANWAGDGTVTLIAHDAALECRIDASEPGQLDGLKGALARHLDRFAFREAPLRFNWSER; encoded by the coding sequence GTGACCGTCAGCAGCACCGCGCACGTGCCGACCGCCAGTGGATCGAAATACCTGCAACAGCTGTGCAAGCACTGGCAGCACAACCTCGACGTCCAGTTCGACGAGTCGCGCGGGACGATCGTGTTTCCCCACGATGCGCGGGGCGCGAACTGGGCGGGCGACGGCACCGTGACGTTGATCGCGCACGACGCCGCGCTGGAGTGCCGGATCGACGCCAGCGAACCAGGTCAGCTTGACGGCCTAAAGGGTGCTCTTGCGCGGCACCTCGATCGGTTTGCCTTTCGCGAGGCTCCACTGCGCTTCAACTGGTCGGAGCGCTGA
- a CDS encoding glycosyltransferase family 1 protein, with translation MKPVDLKIALFSGNYNMVRDGANQALNRLVEYLLRQGARVRIYSPTVPEPAFPPTGDLVSIPSVPLPGRGEFRFPLSLTAEIRRDLAEFGPDILHISSPDFVSHRAVTWARKRGIPVLASVHTRFETYPRYYGMGFTEPLVEAILRRLYRRCDALVAPSQSMVQVLREQRMNADVSIWSRGVDRTIFGPDKRDLPWRRELGFAPDDVVIAFLGRLVMEKGLDKFSETIALLRARRVPHKVLVIGEGPARGWFREQLGEEACFIGFRAGAALGQALASADLLFNPSITETFGNVTLEAMASALPVVAAGATGSTSLVENGVSGTLVPPDSKVVEGYADAIARYIAEPGLRAAHGAAGELRSRDFSWDAINQAVADVYLRLVEANRV, from the coding sequence ATGAAGCCCGTTGACCTGAAGATCGCGCTGTTCAGCGGCAACTACAACATGGTGCGCGACGGTGCGAACCAGGCGCTGAACCGCCTCGTGGAGTACCTGCTGCGGCAGGGTGCCCGCGTCCGGATCTACTCACCGACCGTGCCGGAACCCGCCTTCCCGCCGACGGGGGATCTCGTGTCCATTCCGTCGGTGCCGCTGCCGGGGCGCGGCGAGTTCCGCTTTCCCCTGTCGCTCACCGCCGAAATTCGCCGTGATCTGGCGGAATTCGGGCCGGACATCCTCCACATCTCGTCACCCGATTTCGTCTCGCATCGCGCCGTCACCTGGGCGCGCAAGCGGGGCATCCCGGTTCTGGCGTCGGTCCACACCCGGTTCGAAACCTACCCGCGCTACTATGGCATGGGTTTCACCGAACCCCTGGTCGAAGCGATCCTGCGCCGGCTCTATCGCCGTTGCGACGCGCTGGTGGCGCCGTCGCAATCCATGGTCCAGGTGCTGCGCGAACAACGGATGAACGCCGATGTCTCGATCTGGTCGCGGGGCGTCGACCGGACGATCTTCGGCCCGGACAAGCGGGACCTGCCCTGGCGGCGCGAACTCGGGTTTGCGCCCGACGACGTGGTGATCGCGTTCTTGGGGCGGCTGGTGATGGAGAAGGGGCTCGACAAGTTCTCCGAGACCATTGCGCTGCTGCGCGCGCGGCGGGTGCCGCACAAGGTGCTGGTGATCGGCGAAGGTCCGGCGCGCGGGTGGTTCAGGGAGCAGCTCGGCGAAGAGGCGTGCTTCATCGGCTTCCGCGCGGGCGCGGCGCTGGGCCAGGCGCTCGCGAGCGCGGACCTGTTGTTCAATCCGTCCATCACCGAAACGTTCGGCAACGTCACTCTGGAAGCGATGGCCAGCGCCCTCCCGGTGGTCGCGGCCGGCGCGACCGGCAGCACCAGCCTGGTCGAGAACGGCGTTTCAGGAACCCTTGTCCCGCCCGACAGCAAAGTGGTCGAAGGGTATGCCGACGCGATCGCCCGCTATATCGCCGAACCTGGTCTGCGAGCCGCGCACGGCGCCGCGGGCGAATTGCGCAGCCGCGATTTTTCGTGGGACGCAATCAACCAGGCGGTGGCGGATGTGTACCTCCGCCTGGTCGAAGCGAACCGCGTCTAA
- a CDS encoding PadR family transcriptional regulator: MRRAFKAAMAAKMAGKLAGGGWGDADGPFGPDGPFGPKGPFGRSSPFGPGGPFGDGGGRGGRRGRMFGQGELRLALLKLIADQPRHGYELIKAIEDLTGGDYAPSPGAVYPTLQLLTDEGAIAEQADDASARKLFTATEQGRQELADKADEVDRVFSRLAEHGERQHRGRSPHLFRAMGNLGSVLKNKARAGQLDDEAVHQIVDMIDEMAKRIERL; the protein is encoded by the coding sequence GTGCGTCGCGCATTCAAGGCGGCGATGGCGGCCAAGATGGCGGGCAAGCTGGCGGGTGGCGGCTGGGGCGATGCCGATGGTCCGTTTGGCCCCGATGGCCCCTTCGGACCCAAGGGCCCGTTCGGGCGGAGCAGCCCGTTCGGCCCCGGCGGACCGTTCGGCGATGGCGGCGGGCGCGGCGGCCGGCGCGGGAGGATGTTCGGGCAGGGCGAGTTGCGCCTCGCCTTGCTCAAGCTGATCGCCGATCAGCCGCGCCATGGCTATGAACTGATCAAGGCGATCGAGGACCTGACCGGCGGCGATTATGCGCCCAGCCCCGGCGCGGTGTATCCCACGCTGCAGCTGCTGACCGACGAGGGCGCGATCGCGGAACAGGCGGACGACGCCTCCGCGCGCAAGCTGTTTACCGCGACGGAGCAAGGGCGGCAGGAGCTGGCCGACAAGGCGGACGAAGTGGACCGGGTCTTCAGTCGCCTGGCCGAACATGGCGAACGCCAGCACCGCGGCCGCTCTCCGCACCTGTTCCGCGCGATGGGTAACCTTGGCAGCGTGCTCAAGAACAAGGCCCGCGCAGGTCAGCTCGACGATGAGGCGGTGCATCAGATCGTCGATATGATCGATGAGATGGCCAAGCGGATCGAACGCCTGTGA
- a CDS encoding phosphoserine transaminase: protein MTDTLPPPAHKPARPFFSSGPCAKPPGWSPDKLNTESLGRSHRSKIGKARLQLCIDLMREVLQVPDTHRIGIVPGSDTGAVEMAMWTMLGARPVTTIAWESFGEGWVTDALKQLKLDPTIIRADYGQLPDLGQVDWSHDVVFTWNGTTSGVRVPNGDWIAADREGLAIADATSAVFAQDIAWDKVDVLTFSWQKVLGGEGAHGVLILGPRAVERMENHTPEWPLPKVFRLVSKGKLAEGVFKGETINTPSMLAVEDAIFALEWGKSLGGLQALRARADANAAALDAIVQERGWLGHLASDPATRSNTSVCLTVEGADEVMIKTMAKLLEEQDAAYDIAGYRDAPPGLRIWCGATVETADIEALGPWLDWAYASARR, encoded by the coding sequence ATGACCGATACCCTGCCGCCGCCGGCGCACAAGCCGGCGCGCCCGTTCTTTTCCTCCGGTCCCTGCGCGAAGCCGCCGGGCTGGTCTCCCGACAAGCTGAACACTGAATCGCTCGGGCGGTCGCACCGTTCGAAGATCGGCAAGGCGCGCCTGCAGCTTTGCATCGACCTGATGCGCGAAGTGCTGCAAGTGCCCGACACCCACCGGATCGGCATCGTGCCCGGATCGGATACCGGGGCCGTCGAGATGGCGATGTGGACGATGCTGGGCGCCCGCCCGGTGACGACCATCGCCTGGGAAAGCTTTGGCGAAGGCTGGGTCACCGACGCGCTCAAGCAGCTCAAGCTTGATCCCACGATTATCCGTGCCGATTACGGCCAGCTGCCCGATCTCGGCCAGGTGGACTGGTCGCACGATGTGGTGTTCACCTGGAACGGCACCACCAGCGGCGTGCGCGTGCCGAATGGGGACTGGATCGCGGCCGACCGCGAAGGCCTGGCGATCGCCGACGCGACCAGCGCCGTGTTCGCGCAGGACATCGCGTGGGACAAGGTCGATGTTCTCACCTTCAGCTGGCAGAAGGTGCTCGGCGGGGAGGGGGCGCACGGTGTGCTCATCCTCGGGCCGCGCGCGGTGGAGCGGATGGAAAATCACACGCCCGAATGGCCGCTGCCCAAGGTGTTTCGCCTGGTGTCGAAGGGCAAGCTGGCCGAGGGCGTGTTCAAGGGGGAGACGATCAACACGCCCTCGATGCTCGCGGTCGAGGACGCGATTTTCGCGCTGGAGTGGGGCAAGTCGCTTGGCGGATTGCAGGCGCTCAGGGCGCGGGCCGATGCCAATGCCGCGGCGCTCGACGCGATCGTGCAGGAGCGTGGCTGGCTTGGGCATCTTGCGTCCGATCCGGCGACGCGCTCAAACACCAGCGTCTGCCTGACGGTCGAAGGCGCGGACGAGGTGATGATCAAGACGATGGCCAAGCTGCTCGAAGAGCAGGACGCCGCGTATGACATCGCCGGATACCGCGATGCCCCGCCGGGCCTGCGCATCTGGTGCGGAGCCACGGTCGAGACCGCCGATATCGAGGCGCTCGGTCCCTGGCTCGACTGGGCCTACGCCAGCGCTCGCCGCTGA